Below is a genomic region from Actinoallomurus bryophytorum.
GAACAGCCGTATCGGCGCGGAATTCTCGTCACAGAACAGCCTCTGAGCTGGACTTTCTCACCGTTGGTGGTCATATAGCTTGTTTGTGTGGAGCTCCGTCAACTGGAGTCGTTCCTCGCCGTTGTGGAGGAGGGGCAGTTCGCCCGCGCGGCCAGCCGGCTCTTCCTGTCACCACCCGCGGTGACAGGTCACATCCGCCAGCTCGAGCGCGAGATCGGGATGCCGATCCTCCAGCGCTCCCCGGTCATGCTGACACCGGCGGGCGAACGCCTCATCCCGCACGCCCGCGCGATCGTCGGCGCGGCCAAGGCGGCCTCCGACGCCGTTCGCGACATCCGGACCGAAGGCCCGGCCCCGCTACGGGTAGGGGTGATGGCGCCCGGCTCGGCCGAGCTGACCCCCGCGGTCCTGCGTGCCTTCCGGCAGGCCCAGCCGCAGACCCGTATCACCATCGAGAGCCTGGGCTTCACCGACTACATCACCCCGCTGCTCGAGCACCGGGTGGACGCCGCCTTCGTACGCCCGGCTCCCGACGACGAGCGCATCGCGGCGGAGGTGCTCACCGCCGAACCCCGGGTCATCATCGCCCCGGCCACGAGCGAGCTCGCCGACGCGGAGGAGCTCCGGCTCGCCGACGTGCTCGAGGTCGACTACGTCCGCCTCCCCGACGCCACTCCGCGCGGCTTCATGGAGTACGCCTACTTCGCGACGGCGCGCGACGGCATGCGCCCGCCCCTCGGACTGGACCAGGTGCGGACCGCCCAGGACCTGTTGAACAGCGTCGCCTCCGGACAGGGAATCGGCGCCACGCTCTACTCCCTGGGCCGCTTCTACCGCTGGCCCGGCATCCGCTGCGTCCCCGTGGTCGACGCACCGTGGGAGGCGAGCGTCCTGGCGACACGCAGAAACGACCCGCGACCCGAGGTACAGGCATTTCGCGCACTGGCCGTGATGATCGCCCGCGACCTCGGCCCCAAACTCGTCCCCGCCCCGAAGCCGCCGTCCTAGGACGGCGTCACCGCGGATCGGCGGGCGGCAGGGTGGTGACCGGCGCGGTCATCCCTGCCGCTCAGGTGACGAACACCCCGCGGCATGGGTAGTTCATCGGTGATCCCCATCGGGTTCCGGCGGGAGGTGATGAATGGAGCGGCGCCAGCTGGAGTACTTCCTTGCCGTCATCGACGCCGGTGGCTTCACCGCCGCGGCGGCCGCGCAGCATGTGTCCCAGCCGGGCCTCTCCCATGCGATCAAGACGCTGGAGCGCGAGCTCGGGGCGGCCCTGTTCCACCGCCTGCCGCGTGGGGCGCGGCTCACGGCCGCCGGCGAGGTACTCGCCGAGTCCGCCCGCCGCATCGTGCGGGAGACGGAGATCGCCAGGGCCCGGGTGGCCGACGTGGCGGGCGTGGTGATCGGCCGGCTCGACCTGGTCGCCCTGCCGGGCCTGCTGGTGGACCCGCTGGCGGAGACGATCGGACGGTTCCGCGCCCTCCATCCGCAGGTGCAGATCCGGATCGTGCCCGCCGAGACCCCCGCCACCATCCGGGAGGCGGTGCGCGGCGGGACGGCCGAGCTCGGTATGACCGACGAGGAACCCGGCAGCGGAGAGCTCGCCGTCGACCTGGTGACCGACCAGGAGTTCCTCGCCGTGCTTCCGCCGGGCAGCGCCGTTCCGGAGGGGGACCTGCCCCTGCGCACGCTGCTCGGCATGGACGTGGTCACCGGGCCGGTCGGCACGACCGTCCGTGACTTCCTGGCCTTCCACGCCGCCGGGCTCGGCATCGAGGTCACCCCGGTCGTCGAGGTCGCGCTGCGCGGTTCGGCGGCCTACCTCGCCATCGCGGGTGCCGGGGTCGCGGTGCTGCCACTGCCGATGGCCGAGATGTGCCGCTCGTACGGAGTGATCCTCAGGTCGCTGGACCCGCCGCTGCGCCGAAACGTCTACCTGCTGCGCCGTACGGGCTCGCTCTCACCGGCGGCGCGGGCCATGCGGGCACTTCTCCTGCCCGACGCGTAGACGGGTCGAGCTCAGTGGTTCCGGACGAGGTGGTCGGCATCGCCGACGTAGATCTGCGCGACCGCGCTGACGTAACGGCCGCCCTTGCCGTCGCCGGGCACGACCAGGCGTGGCCCCTCGGTGTCCAGCGGGGTTCCGCCGGGCGTATCCGGCCCGAAGGCCGCGGCCGGCGCTGGGCCGGCCGCGGCCTGTCCGGATCAGCCGACGACCGCGCAGGTGGTCGTCGCCTTCTTCGCCGGGTCGCTCTCGGAGGTGGCGGTCAGCTTCACCTGGCCCAGATGGGCCCCGCCCGTGGCGTGCTCGGCGTAGACCTGCACCGTCGTACGCTGCCCGGCCTTCGCCGTGGCGAGTGCGTTGGGCAGCCAGGCCGACCAGCCACGGCCCGAGGCGGTCGCCGACAGCCGGTAGACGTCGGAGTCGGCGTAGGGCGCGGTGCCGGCCTTACCGGTGTTGGTCAGCGGCAGCGTGCACTTCGCCCATCCTCGCTGGGGCGCCGCGATGCCGATGCCGGGGGAGAGCCGTACGCCTCGGGCCTGCGAGCCCGAGCCGTCCAGCGACCGGACCGCCACCGTGTAGGACAGCACGCCCGACTTGTCGCGCTTGATGTCCAGCACGTAGAAGTGGAGCCGGTTGGCCTGGTCGGTGTACTCGTACTGGCTGCCCGAGTCGGCGCCGGCGTGGAAGAGCGCGTCGGACAGCTGCCGGTAGTCGCCGATGGTCATCTTCTGCGGCGTGCCGTTCGGCAGCACGAAGTCCACCTTGTCGATGTCCTCCGGGTGGGCGTCCACGACCCAGATGAACGGCGCCGCGTCGCGGTCCTTGGTCTTGGACAGCAGCACGCCGCTGTCCGGCGTGAACGAGTCGAACCCCATCCGGTCGACGACCTCGACGGTGTAGTTGTTGTAGCCGCCGCCGTCGCACATGGGATCGGTGGAGACGTCGCAGGTCGGATCGCGGTCATCGCCCATCGCCAGGTTGACGCCGGTCAGCTCGCCGGGTCCGGCCTGCACTTCGCGGGCCTTCACCTTGGCCACCACCACGCCGGAGCCGGCCACGCCGTCGCGGGTCAGGTTGAGGACGGTCGACGGGTCGACGATGCCGAGCTTCACCTTCTCGCGGAGCATGTGCTCGGCACCCATCGAGCTGCCCGCGGTGCCGGGGATCAGCCATCGGCTGTGCGGGCCGCCGGGGCCGTTGAAGGTGCCACGGCTCAGCATGTCCCAGGGCCCGGAGTAGTCGCGGCGTGCCGGGATCGAGTACGGGTTGTTGTAGTTGTCGCCGATGCCCAGGATGTGGCTGAACTCATGGGCGAAGGTGCCCATGCCCGAGCTCTCCGCCTGGATGGAGCTGCCCGAGGCGGCGTTCGGCCAGATGTTGGCCGAGGCCTGCCACGAGGTCCAGGGCACGTAGCGGGTCTTGTTCCAGTTGGGCAGCGCGGGGTCCGGCGGTCCCCAGGCGTCGGTGACCTCGTCCTGGGTGTTGAACTTCATCTGCCCGAACTCCTGCCAGGTCGAGCTCTCGTCCTGACCGGCGCTGAGGAAGAACACGAAGTCGTACTGCGCGGCGACGTCCTCGCCGACGTCCGCGACCCACGCCGCGCGGGCGTCCTTGCGGAAGTCGCGGTTGCAGGTGTCGCCCGCCGGGCAGCCCATGGTCCCCTGGAAACTGCCCTCGACGCCGTACTCATGGCTCTTCGCGGGCATCTGGTACGGGCCGAAGTCGCCCAGGTCGATGCCGTAGCGCCCGCCGGAGTCCTCCATCCAGTACTCATTGATCGTGTGCCCGCGGTTGAGCGCGTTCGGGGTGTTGAGGAAGTCCTTGTAGAACCCCGGCACCTGGTCCCGCGGGACGTCGCTGACCGACGTCGGGTTGCCGTAGATGGTGGAGTTCTTGGGCTGCGACACGACGAACGACTCGTTGGGGTAGTCCACCAGGACGAGCGCGCCCTTGAAGTTCTTGATCGACCCCTTACGCGCCGGGTCGTTCCACGTCGTGTCCGGGATCGCCTTGTAGTCGTCCCAGGTCATCGTGTCCGGCAGCTCGTAGTTCTGCGGATCGATCGGCTTGGGCGCGCCTTGCCCGAAGGACCGCGAGGTCTGCTTCTGCTGCCAGGGCTGGGTCTGCGGCCAGTGCCGCATCTGCCAGGGGTTCGTGGTCGGCTT
It encodes:
- a CDS encoding M6 family metalloprotease domain-containing protein, with the translated sequence MGNPFTGTRTPRAVFSGWTVIGALLAVAALLLSATPATAAPVSHPKPTTNPWQMRHWPQTQPWQQKQTSRSFGQGAPKPIDPQNYELPDTMTWDDYKAIPDTTWNDPARKGSIKNFKGALVLVDYPNESFVVSQPKNSTIYGNPTSVSDVPRDQVPGFYKDFLNTPNALNRGHTINEYWMEDSGGRYGIDLGDFGPYQMPAKSHEYGVEGSFQGTMGCPAGDTCNRDFRKDARAAWVADVGEDVAAQYDFVFFLSAGQDESSTWQEFGQMKFNTQDEVTDAWGPPDPALPNWNKTRYVPWTSWQASANIWPNAASGSSIQAESSGMGTFAHEFSHILGIGDNYNNPYSIPARRDYSGPWDMLSRGTFNGPGGPHSRWLIPGTAGSSMGAEHMLREKVKLGIVDPSTVLNLTRDGVAGSGVVVAKVKAREVQAGPGELTGVNLAMGDDRDPTCDVSTDPMCDGGGYNNYTVEVVDRMGFDSFTPDSGVLLSKTKDRDAAPFIWVVDAHPEDIDKVDFVLPNGTPQKMTIGDYRQLSDALFHAGADSGSQYEYTDQANRLHFYVLDIKRDKSGVLSYTVAVRSLDGSGSQARGVRLSPGIGIAAPQRGWAKCTLPLTNTGKAGTAPYADSDVYRLSATASGRGWSAWLPNALATAKAGQRTTVQVYAEHATGGAHLGQVKLTATSESDPAKKATTTCAVVG
- a CDS encoding LysR family transcriptional regulator, with translation MELRQLESFLAVVEEGQFARAASRLFLSPPAVTGHIRQLEREIGMPILQRSPVMLTPAGERLIPHARAIVGAAKAASDAVRDIRTEGPAPLRVGVMAPGSAELTPAVLRAFRQAQPQTRITIESLGFTDYITPLLEHRVDAAFVRPAPDDERIAAEVLTAEPRVIIAPATSELADAEELRLADVLEVDYVRLPDATPRGFMEYAYFATARDGMRPPLGLDQVRTAQDLLNSVASGQGIGATLYSLGRFYRWPGIRCVPVVDAPWEASVLATRRNDPRPEVQAFRALAVMIARDLGPKLVPAPKPPS
- a CDS encoding LysR family transcriptional regulator, which produces MERRQLEYFLAVIDAGGFTAAAAAQHVSQPGLSHAIKTLERELGAALFHRLPRGARLTAAGEVLAESARRIVRETEIARARVADVAGVVIGRLDLVALPGLLVDPLAETIGRFRALHPQVQIRIVPAETPATIREAVRGGTAELGMTDEEPGSGELAVDLVTDQEFLAVLPPGSAVPEGDLPLRTLLGMDVVTGPVGTTVRDFLAFHAAGLGIEVTPVVEVALRGSAAYLAIAGAGVAVLPLPMAEMCRSYGVILRSLDPPLRRNVYLLRRTGSLSPAARAMRALLLPDA